Within the Pseudomonas sp. SL4(2022) genome, the region CACCAGCGCATCTACGACCTGGCCCGGCAAGCCGCCGCGCAGATTGCCGCGCAGTTTGAGGCCGATCTGCAGCGTGGCCGTATCAGCAGCAACGAGTTGTTTGACCGCAGCTACCAGCCCATCGCCAATACCTTTCCGGCCAAGTACAAAACCCGTTTCGACAGTTATGCCGATCAGATCCTGCCGGCCATTCAGGAGCCGCTGCTCAGTCAGCACGAGGGGCTGGTCTTCGCCATCGCCTGCACCCCGGAAGGCTATGTACCCACGCACAACAATGCCTTCAACCATCCACCCTGCGGCGATCGCGCGGTGGATATCATCAAAAGCCGCAGCAAGCGCCTGTTCAATGACCGCACCGGCATCCGCTGCGGCAGTCACCAGAAGCCGCTGCTGTTGCAAACCTACATGCGTGACACCGGCGAGCTGATGCATGACCTGTCCGTACCCATCATGGTTCAGGGCCGGCATTGGGGTGGCATTCGCCTGGGTTACAAGCCCGAGCCGTGATGGGCCTGACCATGCCTGGCCGTGATAGGCACCATCACGGCTTTTGAATTATCGCCCGCGGCCAACGCGCGTAAGCTGCCGCTCTCTTTGATCATCACGGCCTGCGCCCCAAGGAATACACCATGAAGATTCTGCTGGTACTGACCTCACACGACCAACTGGGCAACACCGGACACAAAACTGGCTTCTGGCTGGAGGAATTCGCTTCGCCTTACTACGTGTTCAAGGATGCTGGCGCGCAGCTGACCCTCGCCTCGCCCAAGGGTGGCCAGCCGCCGCTGGACCCAAAGAGCGACGCCCCTGATGCGCAAACCGCCGCTACCGAGCGCTTCCGTGCTGATCCGGCAGCGCAACAGGCGCTGGCCAACACCGTGCCGCTGAGCCAGGTGAAGGCAGATGATTTCGACGCCGTGTTCTATCCAGGCGGCCATGGTCCACTGTGGGATTTGGCCGAAGACCGTACCTCCATCGCCCTAATCGAACACTTCCAGGCACAGAACAAACCCGTGGCTGCGGTCTGCCACGCTCCGGGTGTGCTGCGTCATGTCAAAGCGGCCAACGGTCTGCCGCTGGTCAGCGGCAAGAAAGTCACCGGTTTTAGCAACAGCGAAGAGGCTGCGGTACAGCTGACCGACGTGGTGCCATTCCTGGTGCAAGATATGCTCATCGCCAACGGTGGCCATTACACCAGCACGAACGATTGGCAGAGCCATGTAGCGGTAGATGGCCTGCTGATCACCGGGCAAAACCCGGCCTCATCGGATGCCACCGCCGACGCGTTGATCCACCTGCTCAAGCAGGCCTGAAGCAGACGGAGTGAAGGGGGGCGACCATGCAACTGAATGCCGACTTTAGTCAGCGCGCCCTGATCCGTGCGGCCGACAGCCCCTGGGTGGCCTCACCCATGCCAGGGGTGGAGCGGCGCATGCTGGACCGCATCGGCGAGGAGGTGGCACGCGCCACCAGCATCGTGCGCTACGCGGCAGGCTCACGCTTCAGCGCGCATCACCACCCCGGCGGCGAGGAGTTTCTTGTGCTCGAGGGGGTGTTCTCCGATGAGCGCGGCGATTACCCGGCCGGCACCTACGTGCGTAACCCGATTGGCAGTCATCACGCGCCCTTTAGCCGCGAAGGCTGCACCATCTTCGTCAAATTGATGCAGTTCGATGTGGCCGATGACCAGCCTGTGGTGATCGACAGCACCCAGGCGCAATGGCGGTCCGGCCTGGTGCCGGGCTTGCAGGTGTTGCCGTTGCACCAGCACGGCACCGAACACGTGGCGCTGGTGCGTTGGGCCCCCGGCACCTACTTCAATGCCCACCGGCATTGGGGCGGCGAAGAAATCCTGGTGCTTGAAGGCACCTTTCAGGACGAATTCGGCGACTACCCGGCCGGCAGCTGGCTGCGCAGCCCGCACCTGTCACAGCACACGCCGTTCAGCGAAGCCGGCTGCCTGATCTGGGTGAAAACCGGGCACTTGCCCGATTAACTGCCTGTGGCCATCAAGCGTTTGTAGTGGTGGGTACGTCGCGCGCTTTTCAGCTGTTCCAATAACAGCGCGCGTAGCGGCGAGACCCCAGCGTGGGTGTGCTTGCCTAGGCTGAGCTGGCGCAGTTGAAACTTCACCACGGCCATGTAAGCCAGGGAGGCAAACGCCTTGTTCTTCCAGCGAATAGGCGGCAATTCGGCACTGCTGGGCTGCCCGGCCTGCCATTGTTTCGGCAGCGCTGGGTTGATCGCCAAGGCCGTGGCTATCCCGGCCATGGCCACGCCGCTGGCCAGCACCTGTTCGACCACTGGCAAACGACGAATCCCACCGGTGACCATCACCGGCATCGTCGCCGCAGCGGCAATCTCACCGGCGAACTCCAGAAAGTAGGCTTCACGCGCGAGGGTGCGGCCATCACGGGCATCGCCCTGCATGGCCGGCGCTTCATAGCTGCCACCGGACAGCTCGACCAGATCAACCGCCAGCTCATTGAGCAGTTGAACCACCTGCTTGGCATCGGCCGCGTCGAAGCCGCCACGCTGAAAGTCCGCCGAGTTGAGTTTGACCGCCACGCAGAAGCTGGGGGCCACCACAGCCCGTACCGCCTTGACCACCTCAAGGAGAAAGCGCGCACGGTTTTCCAGCGGACCACCCCAGCGATCGGTGCGTTTGTTGCTGATCGGCGAAAGGAATTGGCTGAGCAGATAACCGTGCGCCGCGTGGATCTGTACGCCGGTAAAGCCGGCCTGTTCGGCCAGCTGTGCAGTGCGCGCGTAGCGCTGAATCAGGTCCTGGATTTCTGCTTCATCCAGCGCCTTGGGCACGGGGAACATTTTCGACAGGCCACCCAGCTCCAGCGCGACCGCTGACGGTGCTACGGTCTGCTGGCCAAGGTTGGCCTGCATTTGCCGGCCGGGGTGGTTGATCTGCATCCAGACCTGCGCACCCTGCGCCCGGCTGATGCGCGCCCACTCGCGGAATTTATCCAGCTGGCGCGCATCTTCCAGCACCACGCCGCCGGGGCCGGTCATGGCGCGGCGGTCGACCATCACATTGCCGGTGATCAACAGCCCGGCACCACCCTCGGCCCAGGCTTGATAGAGGCGCAGCAATTCAGCAGACGGGCCTTGGCGGGTATCGGCCAGGTTTTCTTCCATCGCCGCCTTGGCAATGCGATTGGGGATGACAGTACCGTTGGGCAGGTGCAGCGGTTGGAAGGCAGGCATGGCGTACTCCGAGGTAGCAGGTGGAGCAAGGCTAAGGTTAAAGTCAACTTTAAGGTCAATAGTGCGGAGTGATGGAATGAAAATCGGTGAACTGGCCAGCCGCACCGGGCTGGCGGCATCGCGTATTCGTTTCTATGAAGCCAGCGGGCTGATCGGCGCGCAACGTCAGGCCAACGGCTACCGCCGCTACCCGGAACAGGCCGTGCAGACCCTGGGCATCATCAGCTGTGCGCAGCAGGCCGGGTTCAGCCTGGAGGAAATCCGCCACATGCTGCCCGATGCCAACGCCGCAGGCTGGGCCCACGATCAGTTGCTCAGCAGCCTGCAGCGCAAAGTCAGCGAAATCGAAGCCATGCAACAGCGTTTAGCGCAGAACAAAGCGCAACTGCTGGGCATTATTGCCAGCATCGAAAGCAAGCCCGAAGGCATGGCCTGCGCCGAGAACGCCGAACGGGTGATGGCGCAGTTACGCGGTGCATAAGCGGTCGCCAATGTTTAGCCCAGTAACAACCAAGCATGTAAAAAACCGCATTTAACCAACGCATGGCCCTGTGTGAACCTTGCACCCATGCGCTCTTCTCTTGTGTTTTATCCCGCCCCTTTGCCCGCAGCCACGCCGCGTGATCAGCTCAAACTGCCGCAAACCTTGGCGTTTTGGGCGTTGTGGCATTGCCGTCATGCGCGTCCGCCGGATGGCCGATCGGATCGTTTCTGACTGCTCTGTCCACTCCCGTCCTCTACCAGGAAGCTGCTTATGAATGCCGCCCTCAAACCCGTTACTCCGGCCGCTGTGCGTTGCCCGTCTTACTACAGCGCCACCCTCAATGAAGAAACCGATTACCCGACCCTGCAAGGCGAGGTCAGTGTCGATGTGGTGATCATCGGCGGCGGTTTTACCGGCGTGGCGTCTGCCGTGGAATTGACCGAGCGCGGCCTCAAGGTGGCGATTGTCGAAGCCAACAAGATTGGCTGGGGCGCCACCGGGCGCAACGGCGGGCAGGTCACTGGCAGCCTGTCGGGTGATGCGGCGATGACCAAGCAGATGCGCAACACCCTCGGCGAGGAAGTCGAAGATTTTATCTGGCACCTGCGCTGGCGCGGCCACGAGATCATCAAGAACCGTGTGGAGAAGTACGCCATCCCGTGCGACCTCAAGCACGGTCACCTGCACGCGGCCATGAAGCCCACGCATATGCAGGAGCTCGAAGCCACCTACGCCGAAGCACAGCGGCGCGGCATGGGCGCTGACGTGACCCTGCTCGACCGCGCCGGGGTGCGCAGCCACCTGGCCAGCGACCTGTACAGCGGCGCGCTGAAGAACACCCGCAACATGCACCTGCACCCGCTGAACCTGTGCATCGGCGAAGCCAAGGCCGCCGCCAGCCTGGGCGCGCTGATTTTCGAACACTCCGAAGTGCTGGAGATCATCCACGGCGCCAAGCCGGCGGTGGTCACCGCCCAAGGCCGGATCAACGCCAAGCAGGTGCTGCTGGCCGGCGACGTGTACCACAAGCTGGAGCCGAAAAAGCTCAAGGGCATGATCTTCCCGGCCATGGGCGGCATCGTCACCACGGCGCCGCTGGGTGAGCGGGCAAAGGAAATCAACCCGCAGGATCTGGCGGTGTACGACTGCCGCTTTGTCCTCGACTACTACCGCATGACCGCCGACGGTCGCCTGCTGTTCGGCGGTGGCTGCAACTACTCCGGCCGTGACTCACGCGACATTGCGGCCGAACTGCGCCCCGGCATCGAGCAGACCTTCCCGCAGCTCAAGGGCATCGCCATTGACTTTCAGTGGAGCTGCGCCATGGGCATCGTGATCAACCGCATTCCGCAGTTGGGCAAGCTCTCGGACAATGTCTGGTACTGCCAGGGCTACTCCGGCCACGGCATCGCCACCACCCACATCATGGGCGAGATCATGGCCAACGCCCTGACCGGCACGATGGGCCACTACGACACCTTCGCCGCCTGCAAACACATCAAAGTGCCGCTGGGGGATGTGTTCGGCAACCCGATGCTGGCCGCCGGCATGTGGTACTACCAGATGCTGGAAAAACTGCGTTAAGAACGGTGCGGCGCTGACGCGCGCGCAGTCCGCTGATCAGCTGCCGGGGCACGGCGTTACCGGCAGCATTGAGTTTTTAATAATAATAATTATCATGTGCGCCTGAGTAGCCATCCGGCTGACCGGAGCTCACTGTGCCTGCCTCTGATTTAGACCTCTCCACCGACCTCGACACGCTCTACCGCCAGCACCACGGCTGGCTGGAAGGCTGGCTGCGGCGCAAGCTGAACGACACCTTTGCCGCCGCAGACCTGGCCCAGGACACCTTCGTCAGCGTTATTCATTCCGCTCAGGCCAGTGAAATTCGCGAACCCAGGCCCTTTCTGGCGACCATTGCGCGCCGTCTGATTGCCCATCGCCATCGCCGCCAACGCCTGGAAGACGCCTACCTTGAAGTGCTCGCCAGCCTGCCGGAAGCGGTTTATCCCTCTCCGGAAGAACAACTGCAGGCACTGGAAACCCTGCGCCAGATCGACAGCGCCCTCGACGGCCTGCCGGCCCAGGTCAAGGAAGCCTTCCTGCTCGCCCACCTGGAAGAACTCAGCTATGCCGAAATCGCCCAACGCCTGGGCGTGTCCAGCAGCTCGGTGAAGCAGTACCTGATGCGTGCCAACCGCCAATACCTGTTCGCGCTGGCCAGCTGAACATGAACGGACAACGCAGCGCGGTTTACCCCAACACACCCGCCAGGCCTTTGGCCGAGGGTCAGCCGATCAGCGCAGCCGTGGCCGACCAGGCGGTGGAATGGCTGACCCTGCTGATGTCCGGCGCAACCAGCACGCAGGAGCAGCTGGCTTGGCAGGCCTGGCGCGCCGCCAGCCCTGAGCACGAACGCGCCTGGCGGCATATCGAGGCCATGACCGGCCGACTCAAGGCATTGCCAGCCAAGAGTGCCTACCAGACGCTCTCACCCTATGCCCGACAAACGGCTCAGGCCAGCCGCCGCACGCTGCTGCGCTCGCTGTTCTGGGGTGGGTTGCTGGCCGGCTCCGGGCTGCTGGCCAGCCGCACCAGCACCTGGCGGGAACAGCTCGCCGAACACCGCACCGGCACGGGTGAGCAACGCCGCGTGACCCTCAGCGATGGCACCCGCGTGACACTCAACACCGCCACGGCGCTCGACCTGCAGTTCGATGCGCACACCCGCCTGCTGCACCTGCGCGCGGGCGAGATCATGGTCGTCACTGCCGCGGCCCAGGGCCTGCAGCCTGTTGGCCCACGGCCGCTGGAGGTGCAAACCGCACAAGGGCGCATTCGCGCGCTGGGCACGCGTTTCAGCGTGCGTCAGGGCAACGGCCACACTCAGGTGGCCGTGCAGGAAAGCGCCGTACAGCTCCACCCGAGCCGCAGTGACCGCGTGCAGGTGCTGCTGGCTGGGCAACGCACCGGCTTCAGCCGCACCCATATCGACCCGCTGCGCCCGCTGCATGAGGCTGATCTGGCCTGGACCCGTGGGCAGATCATTGCTGACGACATGCCCCTGGGCGAATTTATCGCCGAGCTTGATCGTTACCGCCCCGGGGTGCTGCGCTGCGATCCGCACGTGGCCGGGTTGCGCCTGTCCGGGGTGTTCCCGGTGCACGACAGCGAT harbors:
- a CDS encoding type 1 glutamine amidotransferase domain-containing protein, with the translated sequence MKILLVLTSHDQLGNTGHKTGFWLEEFASPYYVFKDAGAQLTLASPKGGQPPLDPKSDAPDAQTAATERFRADPAAQQALANTVPLSQVKADDFDAVFYPGGHGPLWDLAEDRTSIALIEHFQAQNKPVAAVCHAPGVLRHVKAANGLPLVSGKKVTGFSNSEEAAVQLTDVVPFLVQDMLIANGGHYTSTNDWQSHVAVDGLLITGQNPASSDATADALIHLLKQA
- a CDS encoding cupin domain-containing protein; the protein is MQLNADFSQRALIRAADSPWVASPMPGVERRMLDRIGEEVARATSIVRYAAGSRFSAHHHPGGEEFLVLEGVFSDERGDYPAGTYVRNPIGSHHAPFSREGCTIFVKLMQFDVADDQPVVIDSTQAQWRSGLVPGLQVLPLHQHGTEHVALVRWAPGTYFNAHRHWGGEEILVLEGTFQDEFGDYPAGSWLRSPHLSQHTPFSEAGCLIWVKTGHLPD
- a CDS encoding NADH:flavin oxidoreductase/NADH oxidase family protein, with the protein product MPAFQPLHLPNGTVIPNRIAKAAMEENLADTRQGPSAELLRLYQAWAEGGAGLLITGNVMVDRRAMTGPGGVVLEDARQLDKFREWARISRAQGAQVWMQINHPGRQMQANLGQQTVAPSAVALELGGLSKMFPVPKALDEAEIQDLIQRYARTAQLAEQAGFTGVQIHAAHGYLLSQFLSPISNKRTDRWGGPLENRARFLLEVVKAVRAVVAPSFCVAVKLNSADFQRGGFDAADAKQVVQLLNELAVDLVELSGGSYEAPAMQGDARDGRTLAREAYFLEFAGEIAAAATMPVMVTGGIRRLPVVEQVLASGVAMAGIATALAINPALPKQWQAGQPSSAELPPIRWKNKAFASLAYMAVVKFQLRQLSLGKHTHAGVSPLRALLLEQLKSARRTHHYKRLMATGS
- a CDS encoding MerR family transcriptional regulator yields the protein MKIGELASRTGLAASRIRFYEASGLIGAQRQANGYRRYPEQAVQTLGIISCAQQAGFSLEEIRHMLPDANAAGWAHDQLLSSLQRKVSEIEAMQQRLAQNKAQLLGIIASIESKPEGMACAENAERVMAQLRGA
- a CDS encoding NAD(P)/FAD-dependent oxidoreductase, with the protein product MNAALKPVTPAAVRCPSYYSATLNEETDYPTLQGEVSVDVVIIGGGFTGVASAVELTERGLKVAIVEANKIGWGATGRNGGQVTGSLSGDAAMTKQMRNTLGEEVEDFIWHLRWRGHEIIKNRVEKYAIPCDLKHGHLHAAMKPTHMQELEATYAEAQRRGMGADVTLLDRAGVRSHLASDLYSGALKNTRNMHLHPLNLCIGEAKAAASLGALIFEHSEVLEIIHGAKPAVVTAQGRINAKQVLLAGDVYHKLEPKKLKGMIFPAMGGIVTTAPLGERAKEINPQDLAVYDCRFVLDYYRMTADGRLLFGGGCNYSGRDSRDIAAELRPGIEQTFPQLKGIAIDFQWSCAMGIVINRIPQLGKLSDNVWYCQGYSGHGIATTHIMGEIMANALTGTMGHYDTFAACKHIKVPLGDVFGNPMLAAGMWYYQMLEKLR
- a CDS encoding sigma-70 family RNA polymerase sigma factor, whose amino-acid sequence is MPASDLDLSTDLDTLYRQHHGWLEGWLRRKLNDTFAAADLAQDTFVSVIHSAQASEIREPRPFLATIARRLIAHRHRRQRLEDAYLEVLASLPEAVYPSPEEQLQALETLRQIDSALDGLPAQVKEAFLLAHLEELSYAEIAQRLGVSSSSVKQYLMRANRQYLFALAS
- a CDS encoding FecR domain-containing protein, whose translation is MNGQRSAVYPNTPARPLAEGQPISAAVADQAVEWLTLLMSGATSTQEQLAWQAWRAASPEHERAWRHIEAMTGRLKALPAKSAYQTLSPYARQTAQASRRTLLRSLFWGGLLAGSGLLASRTSTWREQLAEHRTGTGEQRRVTLSDGTRVTLNTATALDLQFDAHTRLLHLRAGEIMVVTAAAQGLQPVGPRPLEVQTAQGRIRALGTRFSVRQGNGHTQVAVQESAVQLHPSRSDRVQVLLAGQRTGFSRTHIDPLRPLHEADLAWTRGQIIADDMPLGEFIAELDRYRPGVLRCDPHVAGLRLSGVFPVHDSDRILVTLSSVLPVQVRTRSRYWVLIEQAG